The Rhipicephalus microplus isolate Deutch F79 unplaced genomic scaffold, USDA_Rmic scaffold_370, whole genome shotgun sequence genome includes a window with the following:
- the LOC119183442 gene encoding uncharacterized protein LOC119183442, translating into MRLCSTMCLRGNLYLPVGLKYELAARAYVYIQHVQRQSDRWPQICVRSCEVIIRLRILFVFFSCTNGTVYCRMITHAKVRYEDDRKLAIVDVGDIENFKPEHAKDFKSKFFYSVKWTDPDGTSDYYRARILALGESEDDLEGEGGSRQRPRFEKMAYSPDGGSEDEDDVQPERPVKKPSGPKQELLDMLKRKKDDICRKEETATKKQKKRETYDDRGSLVSELKNKLQRLEQLMDRKSKKIEQLQNKNNTLEKEAMELRRLNVRLQEKILTALDEGKGNSRAACSIKSKPEHSRMELIDIDMDVIPRETTPPPDDCPRKENATVDIGSGLRINSCAWSHIQGHQKDSLFVKDLLLGIWPKEQLKNRSLQGKRCPRFPDRPAKTPLTPWKVEVMRDCYRRRLQRQGIPENLVPAALKQLNHFVVEKLADLERMAKREKDNLKPQESCE; encoded by the exons ATGCGTCTATGTAGCACGATGTGTTTACGTGGAAACCTGTATCTGCCAGTCGGCTTGAAGTACGAGCTCGCGGCTCGCGCGTACGTTTACATTCAGCACGTGCAACGGCAGTCTGACCGCTGGCCGCAGATTTGCGTGCGATCCTGCGAAGTGATCATTCGGCTGCGTAtcctctttgtgtttttttcgtgcACTAACGGCACAGTGTACTGCAGAATGATCACGCACGCTAAAGTACGTTACGAAGACGATCGGAAACTTGCGATTGTGGATGTTGGCgacatcgaaaacttcaaaccagaGCACGCGAAGGACTTCAAGTCCAAGTTCTTCTATTCTGTAAAGTGGACCGATCCGGACGGGACCTCTGATTACTACCGGGCTCGGATCCTAGCTTTGGGAG AATCTGAAGACGACTTGGAGGGGGAGGGAGGAAGCCGGCAGAGGCCTAGGTTTGAAAAAATGGCTTATTCACCTGACGGCGGAAGTGAGGATGAAGATGATGTCCAGCCAGAG CGTCCCGTGAAAAAGCCCTCTGGCCCAAAACAGGAGCTCTTGGACAtgctgaagagaaaaaaggaTGACATCTGCCGAAAGGAGGAAACAgctacaaagaaacaaaaaaagagggagacCTATGACGATAGGGGCAGCCTAGTCAGTGAGCTCAAGAACAAGCTACAGAGGCTTGAACAACTGATGgatagaaagagcaaaaaaatagAGCAGCTCCAAAACAAGAATAACACATTAGAAAAGGAGGCCATGGAGCTGAGGCGGCTTAATGTGAGGCTGCAGGAAAAAATTCTGACAGCCTTAGATGAAGGCAAAG GCAACAGTAGAGCTGCGTGCTCAATTAAGAGCAAACCGGAGCACTCAAGGATGGAGCTCATAGATATTGACATGGATGTGATTCCAAGGGAGACAACACCGCCACCAGATGATTGCCCAAGAAAAGAGAATGCCACG GTGGACATTGGCAGTGGCCTTCGAATAAATTCTTGTGCGTGGAGTCACATCCAGGGCCATCAAAAGGATTCTCTTTTTGTGAAAGACCTGCTTCTTGGAATTTGGCCAAAGGAGCAGCTGAAAAACCGCTCTTTGCAAG GAAAGCGGTGTCCACGATTTCCGGATCGGCCTGCAAAAACTCCACTGACGCCTTGGAAAGTGGAAGTGATGCGGG ATTGTTACAGACGGCGACTGCAGCGCCAAGGTATTCCTGAAAACCTTGTGCCTGCTGCACTCAAGCAGCTAAACCATTTTGTGGTGGAGAAGCTGGCAGACCTTGAGAGGATGGCAAAACG GGAGAAGGACAACCTTAAGCCACAGGAAAGCTGTGAATAA
- the LOC119183414 gene encoding uncharacterized protein LOC119183414 isoform X2 — MCHGCRCAEVVFGCALNNNLRSIHTCTNKSSNAVIMYQLPKRKKRGPYKRYINHGSDFVLPRSTERGCQQREVPMDTSSSDDEAAGQASVSTDINGILRTDTLSSEDEQETSSDACSTAASRVTSAPVSPTTPELQATNDRPQHANPMVSHDTLLNDEELSMSDEDGSEQHDPGELPSEDDMQMPNSPTGPSHGGKSQFGELFTDVITERVVLSRGDILLMVLKHAVKNNLSFTGLTSMLDLINRIFEHPILPDSRYQLSKLLSKTGTTMTYYCFCPKCFTHIENAETNASFQCIQCGHRTSVSSLSDMPFFVTLDVESQLQRLLKDCALLDLTKPLHHDGSLGDLCDGEMYHKFAASTQQCGPRITFTLNADGTPLFKSSGTSIWPIQLIVNEIPAEQRMSKLVLAALWFWKEKPNMELFQNTFVKEMSHLSENGFVLERKGQLQTYKAYCICCAVDSVARAPMQGVTQFNGYFGCNWCLQKGERAGGSTKYPVQPLNPTERTESQMVEDMMTAVREGVTVNGVKTASPLIGLPYFNIVSGFVPDYMHCILLGVARQFLDLWFESSGYAYSLSRKQNMVDERLLAIRPPRDVKRLPRATKERRWWKAKELENWILYYSIPVLHGILERRYLEHWACLVEALHIMLQRSIETAEVNRAEKLLLEFHVRSEMLFGKAFMTYNMHQLTHIVKSIHDWGPLWAHSAFPFESGNGSLKEAIKAANGIPHQLCRVLQIENTVMELQDLTASPSVVLYCNSFDAKVTHKSKSSSDGTRFFGSGSCIPPACSSPEQEILPPSVKYRRMMVNGSILTDCLYASKKKTNTSVVQLLDGSFAIIEKIISSGDNTCICVWKLRCRPVKYDLVTVNHVHKVLFKQSPTVIIQPLEIRSVSVLINVENVSYVCAPPSTLSL, encoded by the exons ATGTGCCATGGTTGCCGTTGTGCTGAAGTGGTGTTCGGTTGTGCGCTCAACAACAATCTGAGGAGCATCCACACGTGCACCAACAAATCGTCTAATGCGGTCATAATGTATCAACTTccaaagagaaagaagagaggcCCATATAAACGATATATCAACCATGGATCGGACTTTGTGCTACCGAGAAGTACTGAGAGGGGTTGCCAACAGCGT GAGGTGCCTATGGACACATCCTCGTCTGATGATGAAGCAGCAGGACAAGCTTCAGTCTCGACAGATATAAATGGCATACTTCGAACTGATACGTTGAGTAGTGAGGATGAACAG GAAACTTCAAGCGATGCTTGTAGCACAGCAGCCTCCAGGGTGACATCTGCTCCGGTCAGTCCCACTACTCCAGAACTGCAAGCAACCAATGATAGGCCACAGCATGCCAACCCGATGGTTTCCCATGACACATTGCTAAATGATGAAGAG CTGTCCATGTCTGATGAGGATGGTTCAGAGCAACATGATCCTGGAGAGCTGCCTTCAGAAGATGACATG CAAATGCCTAACAGTCCCACGGGGCCGAGTCATGGTGGCAAGTCGCAGTTTGGAGAGTTATTTACTGATGTTATCACTGAAAGAGTGGTTTTGTCCAGAGGTGACATTCTCCTCATGGTGCTGAAGCACGCTGTGAAAAATAATTTGTCATTCACTGGGCTGACCAGCATGTTGGACCTTATTAACAGAATTTTCGAACATCCAATATTGCCTGATTCACGGTACCAGCTCTCCAAACTTTTGAGCAAAACTGGCACAACCATGACATATTATTGTTTTTGCCCCAAATGCTTCACACATATAGAAAATGCTGAAACAAATGCCTCTTTTCAGTGCATACAGTGTGGGCACAGAACGAGTGTTTCCAGTCTATCTGATATGCCTTTTTTTGTGACTCTTGATGTGGAATCACAGTTGCAAAGATTGTTGAAAGACTGTGCACTCCTTGACCTAACAAAGCCACTTCACCATGATGGCTCACTGGGTGATCTATGTGATGGTGAAATGTACCACAAATTCGCAGCTTCAACACAGCAGTGTGGGCCCAGAATCACCTTCACCCTAAATGCCGATGGCACACCGCTGTTCAAATCAAGTGGCACGTCCATTTGGCCTATTCAGTTAATTGTTAATGAGATCCCAGCTGAACAGAGAATGTCAAAACTCGTCCTTGCGGCATTGTGGTTTTGGAAGGAGAAACCAAATATGGAGCTTTTTCAGAACACATTTGTAAAGGAAATGAGCCACCTCAGTGAAAATGGCTTTGTGTTGGAGCGGAAGGGTCAACTGCAGACATACAAAGCTTATTGCATTTGTTGTGCAGTTGACTCTGTTGCCAGGGCACCTATGCAAGGTGTCACACAATTTAATGGTTATTTCGGATGTAACTGGTGTCTGCAGAAAGGTGAACGAGCTGGTGGTTCTACTAAGTACCCTGTTCAACCATTGAACCCCACTGAGCGCACTGAAAGCCAGATGGTCGAAGATATGATGACTGCAGTTAGGGAAGGTGTGACTGTTAATGGTGTTAAAACAGCATCTCCGTTGATCGGCCTGCCCTATTTTAATATCGTATCAGGCTTTGTCCCTGACTACATGCACTGTATTTTACTCGGTGTAGCACGGCAGTTTTTAGACTTGTGGTTTGAGTCATCAGGTTATGCCTACTCCCTCAGTCGCAAGCAAAACATGGTCGATGAGAGGCTTTTGGCTATCAGGCCACCGAGAGACGTGAAAAGATTGCCGCGAGCAACAAAAGAGCGGAGATGGTGGAAAGCTAAAGAGCTGGAGAATTGGATACTATATTACAGCATCCCAGTGCTCCATGGTATTCTGGAGAGAAGATACCTTGAGCATTGGGCATGCTTGGTGGAAGCTTTACATATTATGCTGCAGCGCAGTATCGAAACTGCTGAAGTTAACAGAGCAGAGAAACTCTTGTTAGAGTTTCATGTGCGCTCAGAAATGCTTTTTGGAAAAGCTTTCATGACATATAACATGCACCAGCTGACACATATTGTCAAGAGTATCCACGACTGGGGACCCCTGTGGGCACATTCCGCATTTCCATTTGAATCGGGAAATGGGAGCCTCAAAGAGGCCATCAAAGCTGCAAATGGAATTCCACACCAGCTGTGTAGAGTTCTGCAGATTGAAAACACTGTAATGGAGCTGCAGGATCTGACTGCCAGCCCTAGCGTGGTGCTGTATTGCAATTCTTTTGATGCCAAGGTCACTCACAAAAGCAAAAGCAGCAGTGATGGCACCCGTTTTTTTGGAAGTGGTTCTTGTATTCCACCAGCCTGTTCATCACCTGAGCAAGAAATTCTGCCACCCTCTGTAAAGTACAGAAGAATGATGGTAAACGGTTCAATCCTGACAGACTGCTTGTACGCGTCAAAGAAAAAGACTAATACTTCAGTTGTTCAACTCTTGGATGGATCATTTGCCATTATTGAAAAGATCATTTCAAGTGGTGATAACACATGCATATGTGTCTGGAAACTTCGGTGCCGACCAGTAAAGTATGACTTGGTGACCGTTAACCATGTGCACAAAGTGTTATTCAAACAGTCTCCTACAGTAATTATTCAGCCTCTAGAAATAAGAAGTGTTAGTGTATTAATCAATGTGGAAAATGTTTCATATGTATGTGCACCTCCCAGCACTCTTTCTCTGTAG
- the LOC119183414 gene encoding uncharacterized protein LOC119183414 isoform X1 gives MCHGCRCAEVVFGCALNNNLRSIHTCTNKSSNAVIMYQLPKRKKRGPYKRYINHGSDFVLPRSTERGCQQREVPMDTSSSDDEAAGQASVSTDINGILRTDTLSSEDEQETSSDACSTAASRVTSAPVSPTTPELQATNDRPQHANPMVSHDTLLNDEELSMSDEDGSEQHDPGELPSEDDMQQMPNSPTGPSHGGKSQFGELFTDVITERVVLSRGDILLMVLKHAVKNNLSFTGLTSMLDLINRIFEHPILPDSRYQLSKLLSKTGTTMTYYCFCPKCFTHIENAETNASFQCIQCGHRTSVSSLSDMPFFVTLDVESQLQRLLKDCALLDLTKPLHHDGSLGDLCDGEMYHKFAASTQQCGPRITFTLNADGTPLFKSSGTSIWPIQLIVNEIPAEQRMSKLVLAALWFWKEKPNMELFQNTFVKEMSHLSENGFVLERKGQLQTYKAYCICCAVDSVARAPMQGVTQFNGYFGCNWCLQKGERAGGSTKYPVQPLNPTERTESQMVEDMMTAVREGVTVNGVKTASPLIGLPYFNIVSGFVPDYMHCILLGVARQFLDLWFESSGYAYSLSRKQNMVDERLLAIRPPRDVKRLPRATKERRWWKAKELENWILYYSIPVLHGILERRYLEHWACLVEALHIMLQRSIETAEVNRAEKLLLEFHVRSEMLFGKAFMTYNMHQLTHIVKSIHDWGPLWAHSAFPFESGNGSLKEAIKAANGIPHQLCRVLQIENTVMELQDLTASPSVVLYCNSFDAKVTHKSKSSSDGTRFFGSGSCIPPACSSPEQEILPPSVKYRRMMVNGSILTDCLYASKKKTNTSVVQLLDGSFAIIEKIISSGDNTCICVWKLRCRPVKYDLVTVNHVHKVLFKQSPTVIIQPLEIRSVSVLINVENVSYVCAPPSTLSL, from the exons ATGTGCCATGGTTGCCGTTGTGCTGAAGTGGTGTTCGGTTGTGCGCTCAACAACAATCTGAGGAGCATCCACACGTGCACCAACAAATCGTCTAATGCGGTCATAATGTATCAACTTccaaagagaaagaagagaggcCCATATAAACGATATATCAACCATGGATCGGACTTTGTGCTACCGAGAAGTACTGAGAGGGGTTGCCAACAGCGT GAGGTGCCTATGGACACATCCTCGTCTGATGATGAAGCAGCAGGACAAGCTTCAGTCTCGACAGATATAAATGGCATACTTCGAACTGATACGTTGAGTAGTGAGGATGAACAG GAAACTTCAAGCGATGCTTGTAGCACAGCAGCCTCCAGGGTGACATCTGCTCCGGTCAGTCCCACTACTCCAGAACTGCAAGCAACCAATGATAGGCCACAGCATGCCAACCCGATGGTTTCCCATGACACATTGCTAAATGATGAAGAG CTGTCCATGTCTGATGAGGATGGTTCAGAGCAACATGATCCTGGAGAGCTGCCTTCAGAAGATGACATG CAGCAAATGCCTAACAGTCCCACGGGGCCGAGTCATGGTGGCAAGTCGCAGTTTGGAGAGTTATTTACTGATGTTATCACTGAAAGAGTGGTTTTGTCCAGAGGTGACATTCTCCTCATGGTGCTGAAGCACGCTGTGAAAAATAATTTGTCATTCACTGGGCTGACCAGCATGTTGGACCTTATTAACAGAATTTTCGAACATCCAATATTGCCTGATTCACGGTACCAGCTCTCCAAACTTTTGAGCAAAACTGGCACAACCATGACATATTATTGTTTTTGCCCCAAATGCTTCACACATATAGAAAATGCTGAAACAAATGCCTCTTTTCAGTGCATACAGTGTGGGCACAGAACGAGTGTTTCCAGTCTATCTGATATGCCTTTTTTTGTGACTCTTGATGTGGAATCACAGTTGCAAAGATTGTTGAAAGACTGTGCACTCCTTGACCTAACAAAGCCACTTCACCATGATGGCTCACTGGGTGATCTATGTGATGGTGAAATGTACCACAAATTCGCAGCTTCAACACAGCAGTGTGGGCCCAGAATCACCTTCACCCTAAATGCCGATGGCACACCGCTGTTCAAATCAAGTGGCACGTCCATTTGGCCTATTCAGTTAATTGTTAATGAGATCCCAGCTGAACAGAGAATGTCAAAACTCGTCCTTGCGGCATTGTGGTTTTGGAAGGAGAAACCAAATATGGAGCTTTTTCAGAACACATTTGTAAAGGAAATGAGCCACCTCAGTGAAAATGGCTTTGTGTTGGAGCGGAAGGGTCAACTGCAGACATACAAAGCTTATTGCATTTGTTGTGCAGTTGACTCTGTTGCCAGGGCACCTATGCAAGGTGTCACACAATTTAATGGTTATTTCGGATGTAACTGGTGTCTGCAGAAAGGTGAACGAGCTGGTGGTTCTACTAAGTACCCTGTTCAACCATTGAACCCCACTGAGCGCACTGAAAGCCAGATGGTCGAAGATATGATGACTGCAGTTAGGGAAGGTGTGACTGTTAATGGTGTTAAAACAGCATCTCCGTTGATCGGCCTGCCCTATTTTAATATCGTATCAGGCTTTGTCCCTGACTACATGCACTGTATTTTACTCGGTGTAGCACGGCAGTTTTTAGACTTGTGGTTTGAGTCATCAGGTTATGCCTACTCCCTCAGTCGCAAGCAAAACATGGTCGATGAGAGGCTTTTGGCTATCAGGCCACCGAGAGACGTGAAAAGATTGCCGCGAGCAACAAAAGAGCGGAGATGGTGGAAAGCTAAAGAGCTGGAGAATTGGATACTATATTACAGCATCCCAGTGCTCCATGGTATTCTGGAGAGAAGATACCTTGAGCATTGGGCATGCTTGGTGGAAGCTTTACATATTATGCTGCAGCGCAGTATCGAAACTGCTGAAGTTAACAGAGCAGAGAAACTCTTGTTAGAGTTTCATGTGCGCTCAGAAATGCTTTTTGGAAAAGCTTTCATGACATATAACATGCACCAGCTGACACATATTGTCAAGAGTATCCACGACTGGGGACCCCTGTGGGCACATTCCGCATTTCCATTTGAATCGGGAAATGGGAGCCTCAAAGAGGCCATCAAAGCTGCAAATGGAATTCCACACCAGCTGTGTAGAGTTCTGCAGATTGAAAACACTGTAATGGAGCTGCAGGATCTGACTGCCAGCCCTAGCGTGGTGCTGTATTGCAATTCTTTTGATGCCAAGGTCACTCACAAAAGCAAAAGCAGCAGTGATGGCACCCGTTTTTTTGGAAGTGGTTCTTGTATTCCACCAGCCTGTTCATCACCTGAGCAAGAAATTCTGCCACCCTCTGTAAAGTACAGAAGAATGATGGTAAACGGTTCAATCCTGACAGACTGCTTGTACGCGTCAAAGAAAAAGACTAATACTTCAGTTGTTCAACTCTTGGATGGATCATTTGCCATTATTGAAAAGATCATTTCAAGTGGTGATAACACATGCATATGTGTCTGGAAACTTCGGTGCCGACCAGTAAAGTATGACTTGGTGACCGTTAACCATGTGCACAAAGTGTTATTCAAACAGTCTCCTACAGTAATTATTCAGCCTCTAGAAATAAGAAGTGTTAGTGTATTAATCAATGTGGAAAATGTTTCATATGTATGTGCACCTCCCAGCACTCTTTCTCTGTAG
- the LOC119183414 gene encoding uncharacterized protein LOC119183414 isoform X3: MCHGCRCAEVVFGCALNNNLRSIHTCTNKSSNAVIMYQLPKRKKRGPYKRYINHGSDFVLPRSTERGCQQREVPMDTSSSDDEAAGQASVSTDINGILRTDTLSSEDEQETSSDACSTAASRVTSAPVSPTTPELQATNDRPQHANPMVSHDTLLNDEELSMSDEDGSEQHDPGELPSEDDMVGPSEVAKITQTWLMSLTAGGSLSLFRHWKCRIYER, translated from the exons ATGTGCCATGGTTGCCGTTGTGCTGAAGTGGTGTTCGGTTGTGCGCTCAACAACAATCTGAGGAGCATCCACACGTGCACCAACAAATCGTCTAATGCGGTCATAATGTATCAACTTccaaagagaaagaagagaggcCCATATAAACGATATATCAACCATGGATCGGACTTTGTGCTACCGAGAAGTACTGAGAGGGGTTGCCAACAGCGT GAGGTGCCTATGGACACATCCTCGTCTGATGATGAAGCAGCAGGACAAGCTTCAGTCTCGACAGATATAAATGGCATACTTCGAACTGATACGTTGAGTAGTGAGGATGAACAG GAAACTTCAAGCGATGCTTGTAGCACAGCAGCCTCCAGGGTGACATCTGCTCCGGTCAGTCCCACTACTCCAGAACTGCAAGCAACCAATGATAGGCCACAGCATGCCAACCCGATGGTTTCCCATGACACATTGCTAAATGATGAAGAG CTGTCCATGTCTGATGAGGATGGTTCAGAGCAACATGATCCTGGAGAGCTGCCTTCAGAAGATGACATGGTAGGTCCATCGGAAGTTGCAAAAATTACACAAACATGGCTGATGTCATTAACTGCTGGGGGATCACTTAGCTTGTTTAGGCATTGGAAATGCAGAATTTATGAACGGTAA